A region of the Callithrix jacchus isolate 240 chromosome 5, calJac240_pri, whole genome shotgun sequence genome:
GAAGGGAGGTTTGTGAGGAAAAGACGGACCCCCCAGGGCAGCTCCCAGCATGGGGTCAGATCCACAACCTGACTGGCCAGCAGGTGGGGGAGAGCAGGCCAAGACTGAACTGCTGGCATATCAGAGCCTGCCGGCCTCCCCCAGCCCAGGGACAGCTGACCTCCGCAGCACACACAAGCGACACTGCTGCTCCCCCTCCAAGCCTCACGGACACACAGGGGGACCCACACACCACTGCTCAGCCACGGAGGCCTTCCTGGGCCCCCGTGGTTTGGGAAGAAGGACCCACAAGGCAGGGAGCAAAGAAGGGGCAGAAGGATGAAGGTTCCCGAAAATGGAGAGTGAGGCGGGAACACGGAAGCTGGCCCCAGGATGGAGGCAGAAGCACCAAACCGGAGCAGCGCTCTAGAGGGCGCAAAGCGTTCAGAGGGAGAACCGTCGGGGCGCCTGGAGGTGCTGCAGAAGGATGCAGGTGAATATGGTCACCACATCCGGGGTCCTCGCCCTGCTGGTATGGCAGTGCTCTCTGGAAACCCTGGGAACCCACACCCTTTCAAGTGGCTCCATTATCCATTTTACAGTCGAATGGAGGCTGGGCAAGGGCTGGGGTGTGAGTCCAGAGGGTACCCCTGAGCCCGCCAGCATTGCCCTATGAGGTCCCCGACCCTTCAAGGAGGATTCAGGCTCGAAAGGTAGGGGGTGGGCCCTGTGCACTTGTGTCTGGAATAGGGGCGGTGGGAAGAGAGATGCTGGGACCTGGGTGTGAGGTGCAGGAGGCGGAGGGCCAGGCCTTGGAGGAAGTCCAGAAACCTTAACACTCTGCCCTGGTCACCAAGCTGTTGACAGGTGGTGGAGCCAGGGCTCTGACCCTGGCAACAGGGCTCTCACCGGCTCCTGGTGGAGGCTCTGGGTGAGGGCATGGGATGGGGTGAGCcaggggaggctggaggctgcCCCACAGGCCTTTCCACCACAGTCCACTTGTGCCAAGGTGACCAAGAGGGGAGGGGAATGCAGGCACTGCCAGATCTGGGGATGGAAAGTTACCCATGACATCTCCATAAGAATCACTGGGAAGCCATGGTTTTGGGTGTGAGCATCCTGGAGGGCTTAGTGCCCACACCAATGCTCCAGGCAAAGAACCAGCCTGTCATCCCCTTAGCCTTCTGCAGGACAGGTGGGAAAGGGCCGGGTGTCTGGTCTGGCTGCCAGGGGACAGTGTAGGTGTGACTGTCCTGGCAGAGATGAGTCACCCTCCACCCTGTCTCGCTGCCCGTCTCCACACCTAGTTTTAGCTCAAGTGAGGCCAAGAAGGGGCAATTCCTTACCTACAACACACGGGCCACAAATACTACCTTTGAAAATGGCAACAAAAATAACCTACTCAAAGGCAGGCTGCTCCCCCAACAGACTGGCTtccaggctaaggcaggaagacgTCGGCCACTCAGTGTCCAGGCCCCATCGCGGCCATTGCTTTTAACTCAGTCACCCCACAACATCCTCCCTGCCCTCTCCGACAGAGCCCATGCCACAGTGACAGGCGGCTATGCTCCAGGTCTCCGTGTGCTAAAAACAGCCAGGCACAAGGCAAGTACAGAAACAGCAGCAGCACAGTGACACCCTGCCCTGAGGAATCCATGTGGCTTTTGAAAAACAGCAGCCCTCCTGACCCTCAGGTTCCTTCATCATCATGTTGAGCCTACAGCAAATTGTGGAGTGGCTTCACAACCCTAGCCCATGACATTCTGGAAGCAGAGGACAGAAAGAACCAGGCTGAGATCAAAgtttccttgtttccttccttccttccttttctttctttctttctttctttctttctttctttctttctttctttctttctttctttctttctttctttctttctttttctttctctctctctctctctctctctctctctctctctctctctctctcttcttttttcccggaaatagggtctcactctgtcacccaggctggagtccagtggtacaatcacagctcactgcagcctcaacctcccaggctcaagcgatcctcccatctcagtctccctagcagctggaactataggtgcaagccagtatgcctggctactttttgtattttttatagagacacagtatcactatgttgcccaggttggtctcaaactcctgggctcaagcaatctgcctgttttggcttcccaaagtgctgagattacaggtgtgagccaccaggcctggccccgAATTTCCTCTACTTGATCTCAAGCAGAAAGCCACAGACAACAGAGACCTAAGCTATTAACaattaaaaaacccaaaagcaaaaacagaaagttTATTCCCACCCCGTCCCAATGAGCATTAAAGCTTGTTGGTTCCACGAGCTTCACACGCTCCAGGAAAGTCCAGCTTGAGATTCTCAGAGGCGTGTACTTGGGGTCCTGTTGGGGATCTTGCCCCTTACAGCTGCAGTTCTAGCTTTTACTCATCACCTGCATCCCTGCCAGAATGGGAGTCCTGTGGTTCCATGTGGGCGGCTTCGCTCATCTCTAGTGACTGGGACAGTGTCTGGGACTTCTAATTGTACAAACTTCggggatggaatctcactctgtctcccaggctggagtgcagtggtgcgatcttggctcactgcgacctctgcctcccaggttcaagtgattttcctgcctaagtctcctgggtagctgggactacaggcgtgaaccaccatgcccagctaatttttgtatttttagtagaaatggggttttgctatgttggccgggattacacgtgtgagccaacGTGTCTGGCCTCATATTTgcaagttaaatattttataagagcAGGTCAATCTCTTCTGGGGGAAAAAggtaaaaacagaaggaaaaaaaagtaataatgggATCTTTCCCACATCTATATCCCAGCTATGCCAAAAGCACTTTTTGATGCCTGGTCTTTTGATCCAAATGCATCAGGGATACATACAGTCTTCTTTTTGGAAATAAGCATGGAACAGGAGAAGCTATGATCCTGGAAGGAAGGCTCGTATACACGATGAGAATATACCGCAGTGAAAGTGAGCACGACAGGTGTTTGTGTGATGTGGATGCATGCCAGCAACTACGCCGAGGCCAAAAAACTTAGCTTCCCAAAGACCCcaaataatatcattttataaaCTTCAGCATCAAGTAAAACTAAACACTACACCGTTTAGCACAGACACGGATAAAGACAGGGCTAAACCCCAAGTTCAGcagctatctctctctctctctcttttttttttctttttttgagatagagtcttgctctgttgtccaggctggagtgcaatggtgcactcaggtaactgcaacctctgcctcccgggttcaagtgattctcctgcctcagcctcccgaatagctgggattacaggtgcccaccaccaaaccaggctaattttttgtatttttagtacaggcagggtttcaccacgttggccaggctgttctcaaactcctgacctcaggtgatccacccgcttcagcctcccaaagtgctgtgattacaggtgtgggccgccGCGCCCAGcatctttttgtttctgagacagggtctcgctctgtcactcagactggcaGTAGTGTGATCAGAGCTCCCTGCAGCTttaacctctggggctcaagcaaccctcttgactcagcctctcgagtagctgggaatgtAGGTGCGTGCtgccacgctcagctaattttttaattttttgtagagatagggtctcccagTGTTGCCCATGcccaggtctcaaattcctgggctcaagcaatcctcccaaattggcctcccaaaatgttggggtgATAGGTGGGAGCCATCAGCAGGTATATATCCACAGAGGCAGCAGGGGCATGGAAAAGGGAAGTGGGGAACAGGTGGTGAATATTCTGGGTCTTGGGTCTCGGTGGTGGGCTCACGGTAGTTCACTATATTGTCTATAAAATATGCATAAGGCAAGTAAGGCCATTCATGGACCCATGAGACCAATGTGTCACGAACAAAGATTGGCTGATCTAAGTCGATGTATCTGAGGTttctggaagggagggagggagaaagactcTGAAACCATCCCAGTCCAGGGGCAGATGGCGTCCACCACTGGTTTTTGTCAAGGCTCACTGGAGCCCAGCCACACCCTTTCATTCATGCATCATCTGGCTGCTTCTGAGCAGCTGCCATAGAGCTGGGTAACTGCGCCAAGGGCTGCACACAGCTGACAAATGCTAACATAGTTACTCTCTGGCTCTTTGCATAAAAGTGCGTTGATCCCTGTCCCTAAGCCTGCAATTGGCAGAAGAGAAGCTACCCAGTGTGAGGTGTCCATGGCTGTGGTGGATGCCAGATCAGTGGCAAAGCTAGCGGGGAGGAAATGGATCAACACCCAGGTGTCCACACCCTTGCCAACCCCAGAGGAGCCATCAGCAGGGTGAGGGTGGcctgtcttctcttttctgcctttctctcttttctctcaaaTTAGAATTAGAAGAATGTATTGAGCAACATGTTATTTAAACAATGTTGGTTTTGTCGCTCTGAAAGACTAAGAGAGGTTTTATCTTTGGTTCAATCTCTGTTAATGTCTCCACTAAGAATGGTGTTAGCCCGTGGCTAAGCACCAAGTAAGTGATCTATCTTCTGAAATTGTGCCCATCTGACTTTGGGTGCCCCTGAAAGACCCATGTTTATTTGGCTAAAACATCTGAAGGGCATAATTGACCTGGAGTttccatctgtcacccaggctggagtgcagtggcatgttcagCTCTGGAAAATGCACCCCCCAGTACATGGGCTAGACCCCCCCCTCACTGGAACCCACATGGGTTCCTATTTTTGTGCATAGGAGGTTTCTCAAATGGGACTTCATTTTAAAGGTAAGACTAAGGAAGGAGTCCCTGCAAGGGAATTTGCCCTGGAGGATGGTATAATGAcagaatgccattttctttttttgagacggagtctctgttgccccggctggagtgcagtggtgcaatctcggctcactgcaagtttcacctccagggttcaagtaattctcctgcctcggcctcctgagtagctgggattacaggcacatgccaccacgcctggctaatttttatatttttatagacacggggtttcgccatattggccaggttggtctcaaactcttgacctcagggtTCCGCccttcttggccttccaaagtgctgggattacaggtatgagccaccatgcccagccccagattGCCCATTTTATAGAGGCCTAATAGTCTTGAAGGCAATGATGCAAACACAGATCTTAGAGACTCGGGTACCAGTTCTGGCATCTCCATTAGCAGTGATGTATTTTCCCCGGTGGGACTCTCGCATTTAACATATGTTCTGAAACTCCTGCAAGCGTTTCCTGGCTTCTGCAAGAAACTGCTTGTGCAACTTGTTTTGCTCTAAAATCTGCTGCTGCCGGTCTCGGATCATCTGACTGTGCTGGTCGTTGGTGAAGCTGGTGCCCAATGGGGAAGTAGTGCTGAGCTCAGATTGGCTCTCCCTTTCCTGGGCTGACAAAGAGGGGAACCTCAGATGGGCCAGTCCAGCTCCTCTTTGctccctcctctctttttctaACTCAGCCTTTCGGTGGATTTCCAAGCTCCTACCTGGGTGTTCcgttggttcaagcgattccggCTGTTTTTGTTTCCTCTGCTTCGTCTCTGCTTTCTGCCTTTGCCTGGATGCTGTTGAGCCTACTCTGTGTGCCTGGTCTTGAAGGTGGAGCTGAAGGGGGCCCTCTACCAGCGTGCCTCGTTTGGGGGTCTCTTGCCCAAATTCAGTGCTGTACAAGAATGAGTCCACTTTGTTGACACATATTTCTGCCTTGGGAGACAATGTTTAACTTCCATTTCTAAATGTGGGCTTGACCGTGCGGTGACATTTTCGGTTCTGGACCTTGCCCGTTAATGTTTTCAAGTCGGTCTTGGACACcgcctgctgctcctcctcctctgccaggCTCCTGCGTTCCCCGGCGGCCATCATCTCTGTGTctgccattttcttctctctcggGGTCCTCCCGCCACATTCTTGCATCTCTGAGAAGCCATGCTCTCCCCCGGGGCTCTGGTCCATCCTGGGCTTCAGGGCCAGGTACAAGCACAGGTGTTTCTTCAGCTTTCTGTTTATATTAAACAACTCTTCAAAGGCGAACTCCAGCTCTTTCTGCCACTTGTTCTTCTCCTGGAGCGTGCACTGAGATGCTGGGGACACGGCTTCCCTTCTGGGGCTGGAACCAGCAGACCTCCCTCCAGACTCTGTTCCTGAGAGCAGCTGGTCAGGCCTGGAACAAAGCAAATTGTCCCTTTCCCCAGCGGCCTCCTCCCTGCCTGGGccgttcctttctctttttcctccacGCACCTGATCTCTCCCGCGGCCACCATGAGTGGGTTTTGCCTTTCTAGGTCCACCCCTCCGTTCCCCTGAGGGTGGATGGCACAGCGGCCATCCCCAGACTTGGTCGAAGGTTCTcgccttccctttctcttctcagGCGGGGTCATGTGAGGATGCATCTGATCTGTGGCTTTTGTAGTCTGAGGCTTCTCTGGGCTCACTGGCATCTTCTGGGGCCTAATGTGCCCAGGTTGTTGCTCGCCCATCTCTTCCCTGCAGCTCTTCTATTCGCTAAGGGCTGTATTCTGCTTCTCTTTGCCCCCCCTGGGGGCCTGGGTAATCTTCGCTGGACAGGCCCCTCCGAGCCAGGCTTATTTTCTGTGGCCCGTCCTCCTCCCCAGCCTAACAGACGTGCTGACTGCAGCCTGTCCAGGTCCCTGACTTGCAGGTACCGCGACTCCCACCACTCTCTCCTCAACTGCTCGGCCAGGCGCTGGAGCTGGTGGCTTTTCCACAGTTTCGCATCCGTTCTCCTCTGCAGGGTGAGATCACCTTTTCCCGGGCTGGCAGCAATCTGTGCTTTTGCCTCCAAAGCAGGGGTCTGTTATCAGGACAAAGCCTGAGCCACGTGGCTCCGtccatgtttcttttcctttctgcgAACCCGGCAGACACAGCTTCCCAGGGACAGTGCTTGGAGCCAAGGGTGGAGGGTTCAAGGGGCGCCCTCGGGCCTGAGGGGCCACAGAGGGCATGACTGTTCCACAGCAAGCCCACGAGGACAGGAGCACAGGTGCAGCTCTCCAGAGTGCTCCCAGGAGAGTGACCAAGGCCCTGACGACAAGCACATGGGATTCTCACTGCGGGGAAAGACTCCAAAATGCACCCTCCCAGCTCTCCTGCCAGCGCCCATCATGGCCcgttctcagcctcccaatttctGTCCTACACATTTTTGACAAGAGCCTGGAGGGGAGTTGTTTTGAATATGGTGTGATTTTGCTTCCCAGGGGAcactggcaatgtctggagacattttccatgGTCATAAATGCAGGGAGGAGGTGCTCCTGGCCTGCAGCTGGGTGGAGGCGAGGGAGGCTGCTAAATACCCCACACTGCACAGGA
Encoded here:
- the CEP295NL gene encoding LOW QUALITY PROTEIN: protein DDC8 homolog (The sequence of the model RefSeq protein was modified relative to this genomic sequence to represent the inferred CDS: inserted 2 bases in 2 codons; deleted 2 bases in 1 codon; substituted 2 bases at 2 genomic stop codons), with protein sequence MDGATWLRLCPDNRPLLWRQKHRLLPAXGKGDLTLQRRTDAKLWKSHQLQRLAEQLRREWWESRYLQVRDLDRLQSARLLGWGGGRATENKPGSEGPVQRRLPRPPGGKEKQNTALSEXKSCREEMGEQQPGHIRPQKMPVSPEKPQTTKATDQMHPHMTPPEKRKGRREPSTKSGDGRCAIHPQGNGGVDLERQNPLMVAAGEIRCVEEKEKGTAQAGRRPLGKGTICFVPGLTSCSQEQSLEGXSAGSSPRREAVSPASQCTLQEKNKWQKELEFAFEELFNINRKLKKHLCLYLALKPRMDQSPGGEHGFSEMQECGGRTPREKKMADTEMMAAGERRSLAEEEEQQAVSKTDLKTLTGKVQNRKCHRTVKPTFRNGSXTLSPKAEICVNKVDSFLYSTEFGQETPKRGTLVEGPLQLHLQDQAHRVGSTASRQRQKAETKQRKQKQPESLEPTEHPGRSLEIHRKAELEKERREQRGAGLAHLRFPSLSAQERESQSELSTTSPLGTSFTNDQHSQMIRDRQQQILEQNKLHKQFLAEARKRLQEFQNIC